The Saccharothrix violaceirubra genome segment GCGCCCGCCGGTCCGCTCGCCGCGGTCGACGCGGTGGACGGGTCCGCCCGCGAGGTCGCACCGCCCGTCGGGCACCGCGGCGTCGCCGCCGGGTACGACTGGCCCGGTGCCGTGTCGGCCGGTGCCCTGGACCACTGCCTGCACCTGACGGTGGCCACCGCCCGTGCGGCGGTCGCGCCGTTCGACGGCGTCGACCTCGACGCGGTCGGCGGGGACCCGGTGCTCGACCACGCGGTGGCGATGTTGCACGCGCTGGGCGAGCCCGTCACCGTGCACGACGTCACCGGGCCGCTCGGCGTCCCGACGTTCGGCGCCGCGTTGTCCGGCCGTACGGTCGCGTACGGCTCGGGTGTCGACCCGACGGCCGCGCTGCGCGAGTGCCTGCACCGGACGCTGCTGTCCTGGCAGTCACGGACGACGGGCCAACCGGTCTACGCGCCGCCGAACGTGCCCGACCTGCCGGAGTCGCTGCGCGGCCCGGCGCGTCCACCCCGGGTCGCGGACCCGGTCGACCCGCTCGCCGCGCTGGTCGCCGCCGGGCATCGGCCGCTCCTCGTCCCGCTCGATCACGACGGTGCGGTGCACCGGGTCGTGCCCTTCGTCGTCAGGGTGGTGTTGACGTGACACAGTCCACTGTGGACTTCACGATCGCGCTCGAAGCGCTCGTCCACGCGGTCGCGCGGGCCGCCGACGGCACCGATGTCGCGGTGCCCGTGTCGCTCGACCGGCACGAGCCCGACGGCCGCACCACGCCGGTGCTGCCGGTCCTGGTGGGGTCCGGGCGGGTCGACGTCGGCCCGCTCGTCCGGCCGGGGACGCCGGGCTGCCTGGAGTGCCTGCGGCTGCGCACCTCCCGGGCCAAGGCCGACCACGGCCGGGTCGAGGCGGTTCGCGACGCGCACCCCGCGCCGGAGGAGCACCCGCTGCTGCCCGCGCCGCTGGTGGCCCTGGTCGCGGAACTCGTCGCGGCCGAGGCACACGGCCGGACGGCACGCACCCACGAGGCGGTCCTGCGCGTCGACGTCGCCGGACTGCGCGTGACCCGGCACCGCTTCCTGCCCGAACCGCTGTGCCCGGTGTGCGGCGGACTGCCCGACGACACCGAGGACGCCGCCCGGTTCACGGCACGACCGCGGCCCAAAGCGCGGCCGGACACCTACCGGGTCCGCCCGGTGACCGACGAACTGGACTCGTTGCTCGACCTGTACGTGGACGCGGAAACCGGCCTGGTGCGGGAGATGAAACGCGGCACGCAGGGCGGCCTGGTGGTGGCCGGCGCCATGATGCCGATCCGGGTGCCCGGCGCGGTGGAACCCGGCGTCGGCCGGTCGCGCGGCTACCGGACCAGCGCGGTGACCGGGTTGCTGGAGGCGTTGGAGCGCTACGGCGGCGTCGAGCCCGGAGGGCGGCGCACGGTCGTGCGCGGCACGTACGCCGGGCTGGCCAACCGGGCGCTGGACCCGCGCACCCTGGGCCTGCACCCGGTGGACCGGCCGGCGGGCGCGGACTTCCGCCCGTTCCACCCCGAGGCACCCGCCCGGTGGGTGTGGGGCCACTCGTTCCGCCGCGGCGGCCCGGTCCTCGTACCCGAGTCGTTCGCCTACTACTACCTGCGCCACGACGACCCCGACGACCGGCCGTTCGCCTACGAGATCTCCAACGGCTGCGCGCTGGGCTCGTGCCCGGAGGAGGCCGTGCTCTACGGCCTGCTGGAGGCAGTGGAGCGGGACGCGTTCCTGCTCGCCTGGTACAACCGGATCCCGCTGCCGCTGCTGGACGTCTCGGGCGCGACGGACCGGATGATCCCGGTGCAGGTCGCGGCGATCACCGCCGACACCGGGTACGAGGTGCGGCTCTACGACAGCACCGCGGAGCACGGCATCCCGAGCGTGTGGGCGATGGCCGTGCGGCCGGACCGGTTCGGCGACGACCGGCCGATGCTGGTGTGCGCGGCGGGCGCGCACCTGACGCTGGAACGTGCGATCGTGGGCGCGCTGAGCGAACTCGGGCCGCTGCTGGCCGACTTCGTCGACCGCTTCCCCGACGAACGCGACCGCGCACGGCTCATGGTCGACGACCCCGACCTCGTGCGCACCATGCACGACCACTCGACGCTCTACGGCACGGACGAGGCGTTCGAGCGCCTGGCGTTCCTCGACCGGACGCCGAACCGGCGCGCGCTGCCCGTGGCAGACCCGCGGCCGACGACCGACCTCGCCGACGACCTGCGTGGCGTGGTCGACCGCGTGCTCGCGGCCGGACTCGACGTCGTCGTGGTCGACCAGACGACACCCGAGCACCGCGCGGGCGGCTTCTCCTGCGTCAAGGTCCTCGTCCCCGGCGCGCTCCCGATGACCTTCGGCCACCGCAACCGGCGGATCGACGGCCTGTCCCGGGTCGTCGCCGACCCGAACCCCCACCCGCACCCGTTCCCGTGAGGAGGAGACCGTGCACCTCGTGATCGTCGCGTTCGACCTGAAGGAGTCGGGCGTCGACTTCCCCGAACTGCGGGCCTGGGTCCGCGACCGGGCCGCCGCGGACTACGCGGCCCTGCCCGGAATGCGTTTCAAAGCCTGGTTCTCCGACGAGCGCAAGCGCCTGTGGGGAGCGGTCTACCTGGTCGACTCGGCCGACGCGTTCGACCCGGAACGGCTGCCGCGCCTGCCCGACGGCCGCACCGGTCCGGTCGGCACCCGCCCGACCTCGATCACCTGGTTCGACCTGGAGGCGTTCGTCGCCGGCCCCGACGGGCTCGACGGACTGGACGAGTTGCGCGCGGCCGGGCTGAGCCTGCGCGCGGAGAGGACCGGAGCATGACGACGGCAGTGCGCACTGAGGCCGGCGAGGCGTACCTCGACCTGCTCAAGCGGTGCCTGACCCGGCTGTCCGACGACGGGTCGCCGTTCCTGGCCGGACCCGCGAACGCGGCGGCGACCCCCGAGCAGCTCCTCCAGGGTGTGTTCGCCCACCAGGACGCGGACACCATGATCGGCTGGGCCCGACTGGACAACGCCCGGCACTGCCTGGAGACCGCACTGGTCGAGGGCGTGCCGGGCGACGTGGTGGAGACCGGGACGTGGCGGGGTGGCTGCTGCGCGTACCTGCGCGCGGTCCTCGCCGTGCACGGCGTGGAAGACCGGGACGTGTGGTTGGCCGACTCGTTCCAGGGCTTCCCCGAGCCGGACGCCGAGCGGTACCCGGAGGACTACGTCTACGCCACGCCCGAGGTGCGGCGCTTCCTCGACGGGCTCGACTACCCGATCGCGGTGGCCGTGGACGAGGTCCGCGCGCGGTTCGCCCGCTACGGCCTGCTCGACGAGCACGTCAGATTCCTGCCGGGCTTCTTCGCCGACACGCTGCCGACCGCGCCGATCGGGCGGATCGCCGTGCTGCGCCTGGACGGGGACTTCTACCAGTCCACCATCGAAGCACTGGAACACCTCTACGACCGCCTGTCGCCGGGCGGGTTCTGCATCGTCGACGACTACGCGTTGCGGAGCTGCCAACGTGCCGTCGACGACTTCCGCACCGCACGGGGGATCACCACACCGATCGAGCGCATCGACTGGACCGGCGCGTTCTGGCGCAAGGACGACGAATCGGGGAACCGCTGA includes the following:
- a CDS encoding TOMM precursor leader peptide-binding protein encodes the protein MTQSTVDFTIALEALVHAVARAADGTDVAVPVSLDRHEPDGRTTPVLPVLVGSGRVDVGPLVRPGTPGCLECLRLRTSRAKADHGRVEAVRDAHPAPEEHPLLPAPLVALVAELVAAEAHGRTARTHEAVLRVDVAGLRVTRHRFLPEPLCPVCGGLPDDTEDAARFTARPRPKARPDTYRVRPVTDELDSLLDLYVDAETGLVREMKRGTQGGLVVAGAMMPIRVPGAVEPGVGRSRGYRTSAVTGLLEALERYGGVEPGGRRTVVRGTYAGLANRALDPRTLGLHPVDRPAGADFRPFHPEAPARWVWGHSFRRGGPVLVPESFAYYYLRHDDPDDRPFAYEISNGCALGSCPEEAVLYGLLEAVERDAFLLAWYNRIPLPLLDVSGATDRMIPVQVAAITADTGYEVRLYDSTAEHGIPSVWAMAVRPDRFGDDRPMLVCAAGAHLTLERAIVGALSELGPLLADFVDRFPDERDRARLMVDDPDLVRTMHDHSTLYGTDEAFERLAFLDRTPNRRALPVADPRPTTDLADDLRGVVDRVLAAGLDVVVVDQTTPEHRAGGFSCVKVLVPGALPMTFGHRNRRIDGLSRVVADPNPHPHPFP
- a CDS encoding TylF/MycF/NovP-related O-methyltransferase; its protein translation is MTTAVRTEAGEAYLDLLKRCLTRLSDDGSPFLAGPANAAATPEQLLQGVFAHQDADTMIGWARLDNARHCLETALVEGVPGDVVETGTWRGGCCAYLRAVLAVHGVEDRDVWLADSFQGFPEPDAERYPEDYVYATPEVRRFLDGLDYPIAVAVDEVRARFARYGLLDEHVRFLPGFFADTLPTAPIGRIAVLRLDGDFYQSTIEALEHLYDRLSPGGFCIVDDYALRSCQRAVDDFRTARGITTPIERIDWTGAFWRKDDESGNR